One Tunturibacter gelidoferens genomic region harbors:
- a CDS encoding outer membrane beta-barrel protein translates to MMHLRSVLLVALLSVLSGILHAQAISMGGIHDDIPRFELGANYNYFHANAPPGECGCFSLSGGSGTILMNVTPRWAAVADIAVAHANQVDNTSQNITIVNYLFGARYTRRNSSRFVPYGEALFGGAKEDVNFQFTINRNSFGLAAGGGVSAQLKRRLGVTLAQFDYVYTQIPNAKNDRQNNIRVSTGVTYNFGFK, encoded by the coding sequence ATGATGCATCTTCGAAGCGTCCTGTTAGTGGCACTTCTATCCGTTTTGTCCGGGATTCTGCATGCCCAGGCCATATCCATGGGCGGGATTCACGACGACATACCTCGATTCGAGCTCGGAGCCAACTATAACTATTTCCATGCGAACGCCCCTCCAGGCGAATGCGGCTGCTTCTCGCTGAGCGGAGGCAGCGGAACAATACTCATGAACGTGACCCCGAGGTGGGCCGCTGTAGCGGATATTGCTGTTGCGCATGCTAACCAGGTGGACAACACTTCTCAGAATATCACCATCGTCAACTATCTCTTTGGTGCGCGATACACTCGCCGCAACTCAAGTAGATTTGTTCCTTACGGGGAAGCGCTGTTTGGCGGCGCGAAGGAGGATGTTAACTTTCAGTTCACCATCAATCGCAACTCGTTTGGCCTAGCAGCAGGAGGAGGCGTAAGCGCACAACTTAAGCGACGATTGGGTGTTACCCTGGCTCAATTTGACTATGTCTACACCCAGATCCCGAACGCTAAGAACGATCGCCAAAACAATATCCGAGTAAGTACCGGCGTCACCTATAACTTTGGTTTCAAGTAG
- a CDS encoding APC family permease yields MNSEPRANELHRGLSTGAALGLNVIDMVGVGPFVTLPLIVGVMGGPQAMLGWMMGALLSLCDGLIWSELGTAYPEAGGSYAYLKHLYGEKTWGRAFSFLYAWQVLISAPLSIASGCIGFAQYVSFFLPNAGHPFASASLFGVPVVLSGQTLIAMSACVAALIILHRSIFAIGRIARWLGVVVGLTLVLLIVVGFMHFSPRLAFDFPPGAFHINHAFFAGLGAGMLISAYDYWGYYGVCFLGAEVRDPAKTIPRAVLGSIGLVATLYVLMNISVLGVLPWREMAQYSDSHARTFTMAVFMEKLYGHTAAGVIVLLIALAALASVFALLLGYSRIPFAAARDGNFPSWFGAVHPKHRVPMHSLLTLGGITLTCCIFRLQEVITTLVVIRILFQFLLQGTAALLPKHRRERKTRGFRMPAYPLPVLLALGGFVFILFSRPNFLREMRTAGLILAAGSVVYGFRYKGIRS; encoded by the coding sequence ATGAACTCCGAGCCCAGAGCAAATGAGCTCCATCGCGGCCTCTCAACCGGCGCTGCGCTCGGCCTCAACGTCATCGACATGGTCGGAGTCGGCCCGTTCGTCACGCTCCCTCTGATCGTCGGAGTCATGGGCGGACCGCAGGCGATGCTCGGCTGGATGATGGGTGCCCTCCTGTCTCTCTGCGACGGCTTGATCTGGAGCGAACTCGGCACCGCCTACCCTGAGGCCGGCGGCTCCTACGCCTACCTAAAGCACCTCTATGGAGAGAAGACCTGGGGCCGGGCGTTTTCTTTTCTCTACGCGTGGCAGGTCCTGATCAGCGCGCCACTCTCGATCGCCTCAGGATGCATCGGATTCGCACAATACGTCTCCTTCTTTCTTCCAAACGCGGGCCACCCTTTTGCATCCGCATCGCTTTTTGGGGTTCCAGTAGTACTAAGCGGACAGACGCTGATTGCGATGAGTGCATGCGTTGCTGCTCTGATCATTCTGCACCGGAGCATCTTCGCCATCGGTCGAATCGCACGCTGGCTTGGAGTCGTTGTAGGTCTCACGTTGGTGTTACTGATCGTGGTTGGATTTATGCACTTCAGCCCTCGTCTAGCCTTCGACTTTCCGCCCGGCGCCTTTCACATCAACCATGCATTCTTCGCGGGCCTCGGCGCTGGAATGCTGATCTCAGCCTACGATTATTGGGGTTATTACGGGGTCTGCTTCCTAGGCGCCGAGGTCCGCGACCCCGCAAAAACCATCCCCCGCGCAGTGCTCGGCTCAATCGGTCTTGTCGCAACTCTGTACGTGCTGATGAACATTAGCGTTCTCGGCGTGCTCCCATGGCGAGAGATGGCACAGTACAGCGACAGCCACGCCCGTACGTTTACTATGGCCGTCTTCATGGAGAAGCTGTATGGGCATACTGCCGCCGGAGTGATCGTTCTGCTAATCGCTCTGGCAGCACTTGCATCTGTGTTTGCGTTATTGCTCGGATACTCGCGTATCCCTTTCGCTGCTGCACGAGATGGTAACTTCCCTTCATGGTTTGGCGCGGTACACCCGAAACATCGAGTCCCAATGCATTCCCTTTTGACCCTCGGTGGCATAACACTGACGTGCTGCATCTTCAGGTTGCAGGAAGTCATCACGACTCTTGTAGTGATTCGCATTTTGTTTCAATTCCTACTACAGGGAACAGCCGCGTTGCTACCAAAGCATCGCCGCGAGCGCAAGACGCGAGGGTTCCGGATGCCAGCGTATCCGCTGCCTGTGCTGCTGGCGCTGGGTGGATTTGTCTTCATCCTCTTTTCACGACCGAACTTCCTGCGAGAGATGCGGACAGCCGGGCTGATCCTGGCAGCGGGCTCGGTTGTGTATGGATTTCGCTACAAAGGCATCCGAAGCTGA
- a CDS encoding YggS family pyridoxal phosphate-dependent enzyme, whose translation MSIAGNLEHLHQQIHEACRRANRSYSEVALMAVSKVHPVEVILEAYAAGQRLFGENRVQEFQEKSLHLAALTDAEFHLIGPLQSNKTARAAELFHAIDAVDSLKIAQRLNAAAKALGKKLPILVEVKLSHEESKHGFAPAELPALLDAMEPLESIKAVGLMTVPPWSEDAELARPYFRDLRGLRDQSLARFPKLTQLSMGMSNDFQVAIEEGSTCVRVGTALFGKRIVASAG comes from the coding sequence ATGTCCATCGCCGGAAACCTCGAGCACCTCCATCAACAGATTCACGAAGCCTGCCGCCGAGCCAATCGCTCCTACAGCGAAGTAGCCCTGATGGCAGTCAGCAAGGTCCATCCGGTCGAGGTCATCCTGGAGGCCTACGCCGCCGGACAGCGCCTCTTCGGTGAGAACCGGGTACAGGAGTTTCAAGAAAAATCTCTCCATCTCGCCGCACTGACTGACGCTGAATTCCATCTCATCGGCCCGCTTCAATCCAACAAAACAGCCCGCGCAGCCGAGTTATTCCACGCGATCGATGCAGTCGACTCGCTGAAGATCGCACAACGGCTGAACGCAGCCGCTAAAGCACTAGGAAAGAAGCTGCCAATCCTGGTAGAGGTTAAGCTGAGCCACGAGGAGTCAAAACATGGATTCGCTCCGGCAGAATTACCCGCTCTCCTGGATGCGATGGAGCCGCTCGAGTCGATCAAAGCCGTAGGCCTGATGACGGTTCCACCATGGTCCGAGGACGCAGAGCTGGCGAGGCCCTACTTCCGCGACCTTCGCGGCCTGAGAGACCAGTCGCTCGCTCGCTTCCCGAAGCTGACGCAGCTTTCGATGGGAATGTCGAACGACTTCCAGGTAGCCATCGAAGAAGGCAGCACCTGCGTCCGAGTCGGGACCGCACTCTTCGGCAAACGGATCGTGGCCAGCGCCGGATGA
- the hisF gene encoding imidazole glycerol phosphate synthase subunit HisF, with translation MLTKRIIACLDVRGGRVVKGVQFVDIVDAGDPAELAHRHAAAGADEIVLLDITATHEGRGTLLETVKRTAAALFVPFTVGGGIRSAEDAAAVFDAGADKVSINSSAIARPELIGEIGGSFGAQAVIVAVDARRIEGRGVEEAEVFVSGGRKAAGRRVLDWVHEAEERGAGEILLTSMDTDGMRGGFDCELTAMVSGALQIPVIASGGAGTAGHFVEVFGRGRADAALAASIFHFGVTDSRELKAELQRAGVPVRLPC, from the coding sequence ATGCTGACGAAGCGGATTATTGCTTGTCTCGATGTGCGCGGCGGACGCGTGGTAAAGGGCGTGCAGTTCGTGGACATCGTGGATGCGGGGGATCCTGCGGAACTGGCGCATCGTCATGCAGCGGCTGGGGCGGATGAGATTGTGCTGCTGGATATTACGGCTACACATGAGGGGCGCGGAACACTGCTCGAGACGGTTAAACGGACGGCTGCGGCGCTGTTTGTGCCTTTCACGGTTGGTGGAGGGATTCGAAGTGCGGAGGATGCTGCGGCTGTGTTCGATGCGGGCGCAGATAAGGTGAGCATTAACTCGTCGGCGATTGCGAGGCCGGAGTTGATTGGAGAGATCGGTGGAAGCTTTGGAGCGCAGGCGGTGATTGTGGCGGTCGATGCTCGGCGAATTGAAGGACGCGGGGTGGAAGAGGCTGAAGTTTTTGTGAGTGGTGGTCGGAAGGCTGCCGGGCGACGGGTGTTGGATTGGGTTCACGAGGCGGAGGAGCGAGGGGCGGGGGAGATTCTGTTGACTTCGATGGATACCGATGGGATGCGGGGTGGCTTCGATTGTGAGTTGACCGCGATGGTGAGCGGGGCGTTGCAGATTCCGGTGATTGCTTCGGGTGGTGCGGGGACTGCAGGGCACTTTGTTGAGGTGTTTGGAAGGGGGAGAGCGGATGCGGCGCTGGCGGCTAGTATCTTTCACTTCGGCGTGACGGACTCACGGGAGTTGAAGGCGGAGTTGCAGCGTGCTGGGGTTCCGGTTCGGCTGCCCTGCTGA
- a CDS encoding biotin/lipoyl-containing protein, with protein MPFLYELKIAAEEPSYTFVQQLVPAGSLVGTGQAVCTLTDGAMEFHVPAPRQGLLVEWFVEHGAVIENGDSLARIVCEGELVAVPAAVPMRLG; from the coding sequence ATGCCTTTTTTGTATGAGTTGAAGATTGCGGCGGAAGAACCTTCTTATACGTTTGTGCAGCAGCTGGTGCCGGCCGGGTCGCTTGTGGGAACCGGGCAGGCGGTTTGTACGCTGACCGATGGGGCTATGGAGTTTCATGTGCCAGCGCCGCGGCAGGGTCTTCTGGTGGAGTGGTTTGTGGAGCATGGTGCGGTGATCGAGAATGGGGACTCGCTGGCTCGGATTGTATGTGAAGGCGAGTTGGTTGCGGTACCTGCGGCGGTGCCGATGAGGTTGGGATAG
- the hisH gene encoding imidazole glycerol phosphate synthase subunit HisH, which yields MIAIIDYKAGNLASVVKTLHYLGAREMVVTQDPAVVAGAAKVVLPGVGHFRATSLLCELGLADAVRESVAKGSWFLGICVGLQWLFEGSTEAPGVQGLGHFEGMCERFPALFEGAELKSPHVGWNSLERVSADSRLMRGIENGGFVYYTHSWRAPVIHATAAVTEYGGAFTGVVEKHNVMGVQFHPEKSSAVGLQVLKNFVEL from the coding sequence ATGATCGCGATTATCGATTACAAAGCGGGAAACCTGGCCAGTGTTGTAAAGACGCTGCACTATCTTGGTGCGCGCGAGATGGTGGTGACTCAGGATCCTGCGGTGGTGGCTGGAGCGGCGAAGGTGGTGCTGCCAGGGGTAGGACACTTTCGGGCTACTTCCCTGTTGTGCGAGCTTGGGTTGGCGGATGCGGTGCGGGAGAGTGTTGCTAAGGGCTCATGGTTCCTGGGGATCTGCGTTGGGTTGCAGTGGTTGTTTGAGGGTTCGACCGAAGCTCCGGGTGTGCAGGGGTTGGGACACTTTGAGGGAATGTGCGAGCGGTTCCCTGCTCTGTTCGAGGGCGCGGAGTTGAAGTCGCCACATGTGGGATGGAACTCGCTTGAGAGGGTGAGTGCTGATTCCAGGTTGATGCGTGGGATCGAAAATGGTGGATTTGTTTACTACACTCATTCGTGGCGCGCCCCGGTGATTCATGCAACTGCAGCGGTTACAGAATATGGCGGGGCGTTTACGGGAGTGGTCGAGAAGCACAATGTGATGGGAGTGCAGTTTCATCCTGAGAAGTCGAGCGCGGTGGGATTACAGGTTTTGAAGAACTTTGTGGAGCTGTAG
- the hisB gene encoding imidazoleglycerol-phosphate dehydratase HisB has translation MTAAKTLKVRSGIIKRDTTETQISLSLVIDGQGAYKVSTGIRFFDHMLELFTRHGGFDLTLKCSGDLDVDQHHTVEDVGIALGEAFGKALGDKKGIMRAGYFVMAMDETLAVAAVDLSGRVAYVVDDKVKVRLVGDFQSELLADFFDGFARGAKANVHVKTMYGRSNHHKIEAIFKAFARALRGACSRDERMREMLPSTKGLL, from the coding sequence ATGACGGCGGCGAAGACTTTGAAGGTGCGCTCTGGAATAATCAAGCGCGATACTACAGAGACGCAGATCTCGTTGAGCCTCGTTATTGACGGGCAAGGTGCGTACAAAGTGTCGACCGGCATTCGTTTTTTTGACCACATGCTGGAGCTGTTTACGCGCCATGGAGGGTTTGATCTCACGTTGAAGTGTTCGGGTGATCTTGATGTCGATCAGCACCATACCGTGGAAGACGTGGGGATTGCTCTTGGCGAGGCATTTGGGAAAGCGCTGGGTGACAAGAAGGGCATCATGCGCGCGGGGTACTTTGTGATGGCAATGGACGAGACTCTTGCTGTCGCAGCGGTAGATCTTAGTGGACGAGTTGCTTATGTTGTCGACGATAAAGTGAAGGTGCGGCTGGTGGGAGATTTTCAGAGCGAATTGCTGGCCGACTTCTTCGACGGCTTCGCGCGCGGCGCCAAAGCAAATGTCCACGTGAAAACGATGTATGGGCGCAGCAATCATCACAAGATCGAGGCGATCTTCAAGGCGTTTGCCAGGGCGCTGCGTGGGGCCTGTTCTCGGGATGAGCGGATGAGGGAGATGTTGCCGAGTACGAAGGGACTACTTTAG
- the hisC gene encoding histidinol-phosphate transaminase: MSLATDLVTDRKIVQPRKAVLEMPEYHPPLAGRDALRLDFNENTFAPSPRVVEKLLALTAEGLTKYPEREPVERVVATHFGLKTEEVLLTNGVDEAIHLMCVAFLEADDEALIATPTFFMYDVSIKMMTPHLRKVQADATMEFPFERFMSAITDKTKLIIVASPNNPTGATVSKEHLLAIAAAAPHAVLMVDEAYYHFHGESILEDLSTVPNVIVARTFSKAYGLASLRVGLLAGNAALLKSLRKVSSPYNVNGVALACLPVAVADEEYLSWYTEQVRIGRQRMMDGLRELGVPFFPSHANFVLMNIGPKHAALVGAMRRQGVLLRDRSTDPGCDGFVRITIGIEEHVTRGLDALKTSLQEIEWSAAV; encoded by the coding sequence ATGAGTCTTGCTACTGACTTGGTTACAGATAGAAAAATCGTGCAGCCGCGCAAGGCTGTACTAGAGATGCCGGAGTACCATCCCCCGTTGGCTGGACGTGACGCGTTGCGTCTGGACTTCAACGAAAACACGTTTGCGCCTTCGCCACGGGTCGTAGAGAAGTTACTGGCGCTTACAGCCGAGGGGCTAACGAAGTATCCCGAGAGGGAACCGGTGGAGAGGGTCGTTGCAACGCATTTCGGATTAAAGACAGAGGAGGTACTGCTGACAAACGGCGTCGATGAAGCGATTCACCTTATGTGTGTGGCGTTTCTCGAGGCGGATGACGAAGCGCTGATTGCGACCCCGACATTTTTCATGTACGACGTGAGTATCAAGATGATGACGCCTCACCTGCGAAAGGTACAGGCAGATGCGACGATGGAGTTTCCGTTCGAACGCTTTATGTCTGCTATCACGGATAAGACGAAGCTGATTATCGTTGCTTCGCCAAATAATCCGACCGGAGCAACGGTGAGCAAAGAGCATCTGCTGGCGATCGCCGCTGCGGCTCCTCACGCGGTGTTGATGGTTGATGAAGCTTACTACCATTTCCACGGCGAGTCGATACTTGAAGATCTGTCGACGGTGCCGAACGTGATCGTAGCCAGGACGTTTTCAAAGGCCTATGGATTGGCTAGTTTGCGAGTCGGCTTGTTGGCCGGGAATGCAGCGCTTTTGAAGAGTCTGCGCAAGGTGTCGTCGCCGTATAACGTGAATGGAGTAGCGTTGGCTTGTCTGCCAGTTGCTGTTGCCGATGAGGAATATCTTTCCTGGTACACAGAGCAGGTTCGTATTGGACGGCAGAGAATGATGGATGGGCTGCGAGAGCTGGGGGTTCCCTTCTTTCCTAGTCATGCAAACTTTGTTCTTATGAATATTGGGCCAAAGCATGCGGCGCTGGTAGGCGCGATGAGAAGGCAAGGGGTACTGCTGCGAGATCGATCGACCGATCCTGGATGTGATGGTTTTGTGCGCATCACCATTGGAATTGAAGAACACGTGACGCGTGGACTGGATGCGTTGAAGACTTCCCTCCAGGAGATTGAATGGAGCGCTGCGGTATGA